Below is a window of Lacibacter sp. H407 DNA.
AACCGATGAGCGTAGATACATTATACAAAGCTCTGTAGCAGCAGCAGACTATCTGAACGTATTATACAAACAGTTTGATGATTGGTTATTGGTAGTAGCGGCCTACAACTGTGGTGCTGGTAATGTGTACAAAGCCATTAAACAATCGGGAAGCCGTGAGTTCTGGAAACTGCAACGCTTTTTACCTGCCGAAACAAGAAATCATGTGAAGCGTTTTATTGCTACACATTATTATTATGAAGGCGAAGGAAGTCTTGTTACGCTTACAAAAAAAGAGCGTATCATCTATCTTGCTTCATTGGAAGACTTTACTATTGAAGAAGATGAAAATAAAACCAACGACACACCGACTTCACGTAATCAACCATTGAACTGGGTGGTTATTGCACAGCATGAAGGAGGATTGATTGTTGAGTTACGAAAATAATCGACCTGTATTTCCATCTATGTTTGATCGGGCAATTGCATTTGTGCAATTGCCTTTTTCATTTGTGTTGTTTGAATCGGTAAAGAAAAATTTATAGGTGCATTATTGCTGTTGCACAAAATGCCAGCACACGCCTGCGAGATCAATTACATTCACTTCCCGCCCATATGGTTGATTACTGATCGTTCCGATACGGATGCCATATTTCTCCGGTAATTGCCTTGCTATTACATCTGCACGGAAAGCTTCCACATCTTCCACACCAACAGTGAGCATAAAATTTTCTGCGAACGGTTTGTTATCGTAGCGTTGGAGAATAAACGCTGCGCCATTGTTGTCAAAACCGGCATAATCGCCCATATCCCATACAAGTGTAAAACCAAGCTCTTGAAAAAAATCCCGTGCCTGTTCAAAGTTGCCGCCTGATGGTACAAAAGGGCGCAGTGATAAGAATTTCATGTGATGATTGTTTGCTTAAAGATACAGTACCGGAATAGTTATTCTCTTTTCAAAAAATAGAAATTCATTGGCATGGAAACAACAAAACCTAAACGTTCATAAACGGCAATGGCCCGTTCATTATCGTCACGCACATGCAGGAATGGTTGTTGACCATGACTAAGTATGATCTGCATCTGATGCTGCATTAATGCCGATGCGTAGCCTTTGCCCAAATGATCGGGATGTGTGCATACTGCACTTAGTTCGGTATAGTTTTCACAATGTAAACGCTGCCCTGTCATAGCAACTAAGTTCCCTTTGTCAAAAATGCCGTGGTAGTAACCGAAATCGATGGTGCGTTTTCCAAACGGACCAGGCTTTGTAAGTTTCACCAGTTCGCTCATTGCATTAACATTTTCTTCTGTTAACGGAACGATGTTGGGGAAATCACCGGTAATGATATTACTGCCT
It encodes the following:
- a CDS encoding GNAT family N-acetyltransferase; its protein translation is MNYVLENPVYYALLTGDKHLSFGTEQVKYFNEEVSPYAGFSHDHANGFAELYELLPTGRRILYAKPTTITTPKGWQLQHEIKGLQFVYEGSNIITGDFPNIVPLTEENVNAMSELVKLTKPGPFGKRTIDFGYYHGIFDKGNLVAMTGQRLHCENYTELSAVCTHPDHLGKGYASALMQHQMQIILSHGQQPFLHVRDDNERAIAVYERLGFVVSMPMNFYFLKRE